A region of Staphylococcus haemolyticus DNA encodes the following proteins:
- a CDS encoding IS6 family transposase: MNYFRYKQFNKDVITVAVGYYLRYALSYRDISEILRERGVNVHHSTVYCWVQEYAPILYQIWKKKHKKAYYKWRIDETYIKIKGKWSYLYRAIDTEGHTLDIWLRKQRDNHSAYAFIKRLIKQFGKPQKVVTDQAPSTKVAMAKIIKAFKLKPDCHCTSKYLNNLIEQDHRHIKVRKTRYQSINTAKNTLKGIECIYALYKKNRRSLQIYGFSSCHEISIMLAS; this comes from the coding sequence ATGAACTATTTCAGATATAAACAATTTAACAAGGATGTTATCACTGTAGCCGTTGGCTACTATCTAAGATATGCATTGAGTTATCGTGATATATCTGAAATATTAAGGGAACGTGGTGTAAACGTTCATCATTCAACGGTCTACTGTTGGGTTCAAGAATATGCCCCAATTTTATATCAAATTTGGAAGAAAAAGCATAAAAAAGCTTATTACAAATGGCGTATTGATGAGACGTACATCAAAATAAAAGGAAAATGGAGCTATTTATATCGTGCCATTGATACAGAGGGACATACATTAGATATTTGGTTGCGTAAGCAACGAGATAATCATTCAGCATATGCGTTTATCAAACGTCTCATTAAACAATTTGGTAAACCTCAAAAGGTAGTTACAGATCAGGCACCTTCAACGAAGGTAGCAATGGCTAAAATAATTAAAGCTTTTAAACTTAAACCTGACTGTCATTGTACATCGAAATATCTGAATAACCTCATTGAGCAAGATCACCGTCATATTAAAGTAAGAAAGACAAGGTATCAAAGTATCAATACGGCAAAGAATACTTTAAAAGGTATTGAATGTATTTACGCTCTATATAAAAAGAACCGTAGGTCTCTTCAGATCTACGGATTTTCCTCATGCCACGAAATTAGCATCATGCTAGCAAGTTAA
- a CDS encoding type 1 glutamine amidotransferase family protein: protein MKKALFLLLDEFADWEGAYLSSILNQDDNWSVSTISVEENVSSLGGFSVLVDYIIGDEPKDYDLLVMIGGNSWDNDSENLLKFVEEAFNKNVVIGAICGAVDYLARNGFLNKYKHTGNSVYIWQNYKKYKPEYEFLEKQSVVDNMLITANGTASLEFTESILREIDFDSDKSIEKTIFMNRFGFYKYCEKYGNPYL, encoded by the coding sequence TTGAAAAAAGCTTTATTTCTTTTACTAGATGAATTTGCAGATTGGGAAGGAGCATATTTATCTTCAATTTTAAATCAAGATGATAATTGGTCTGTAAGTACTATTTCTGTTGAAGAAAATGTATCTTCTTTAGGTGGTTTTTCTGTTTTGGTAGATTATATTATTGGCGATGAACCTAAAGATTATGATCTGTTAGTTATGATTGGAGGTAATTCTTGGGATAATGATTCTGAGAACCTTTTAAAGTTTGTTGAGGAAGCATTTAATAAAAATGTAGTAATTGGTGCTATATGTGGAGCAGTTGATTATTTAGCTAGAAATGGTTTTTTAAACAAATATAAACATACTGGTAATTCGGTTTATATTTGGCAAAATTATAAAAAATATAAACCTGAGTATGAATTTTTAGAAAAGCAAAGTGTTGTTGATAATATGCTTATAACAGCAAATGGTACAGCATCACTTGAATTTACTGAATCAATTTTAAGAGAGATTGATTTTGATTCTGATAAAAGTATTGAAAAGACAATATTTATGAATAGATTTGGTTTTTATAAATATTGTGAAAAATACGGAAATCCATATTTATAA
- a CDS encoding type I toxin-antitoxin system Fst family toxin, whose product MVEALVHITTTVISGCIVALFTHWLRTRNNKKK is encoded by the coding sequence ATGGTCGAAGCTCTTGTTCACATCACGACCACAGTCATCAGTGGTTGTATTGTTGCGTTATTTACGCATTGGCTACGTACACGTAACAATAAGAAAAAATAG
- a CDS encoding bacteriocin: protein MKTLNEKQLKDINGGKGIVGEVTGEVTSIGNAISNGWHDLKQSVADTTK from the coding sequence ATGAAAACACTAAATGAAAAACAATTAAAAGATATCAATGGTGGTAAAGGGATTGTTGGTGAAGTCACTGGCGAAGTCACTAGTATTGGTAATGCCATTTCAAATGGTTGGCATGATTTAAAACAGTCTGTCGCTGATACTACAAAATAG
- a CDS encoding peptidase domain-containing ABC transporter has translation MAIKFIRQYDEKDCGPTCLAMISQFYGKRVSIPRLREYAKTDKLGTNLYGLVQAGKKIGIELTGVKADSFDDLKQAQLPVMVHIINQQGYDHYIIIEKIKNNTLYIVDPAKGKYKLSSTEFGKYWTNIAVLIDKTDDFTTDNESPSYLNIFIDIFKNNYGKLLFIAFISLFINIVGIVGALYFKLLTDHIIPSNVLKNLHIISFGILLLYIINALINYLRFQLILHLSLKIDVNLMKDYFYHVLHLPMNFFDTRKSGEILQRFMDTSKIREALSSSTVTLLVDTFMIIIGAILLYMQSPLLLLITIIFIPCFIICSYTLRKPFEKYNQKVAEKDAELSSYLIESFDGSNTIKSYQSEDDRFYIGTTKFNGIIENLLKLGRFSNIQLTVNNFLKLTISLVILWLGSYLVMTDSMTLGSLLAFNALTIYYLDPIERLINIQPTLQSSFVAARRIAEITDLETETELYTSKQPYTFKNNIRIENVNFQYGFRSVVLKDINLNIKKGQKVAIVGESGSGKSTIGKLLNRYYTASEGNIMIDNYIIDDIDLSDLRKNIGYVSQNTFLFADTIKNNLLHGSNKYKSDEDIVKACQLAESLDFIQKFPDQFNTMLEKEGANLSGGQGQRLSLARTFLKDPDIYIFDEATSALDSLTENKIMEHIDLLTQHGKTVIIISHKLSTIKNADNIYVLNEGQIAENGTHDELIHLNGIYKNLWQLQMKID, from the coding sequence ATGGCTATAAAATTTATAAGACAATACGATGAAAAGGATTGTGGTCCTACTTGCCTTGCCATGATTTCACAGTTTTATGGTAAGCGTGTATCTATCCCACGTTTGCGCGAATATGCTAAAACAGATAAATTAGGTACAAATTTATATGGTCTCGTACAAGCAGGTAAAAAGATTGGTATTGAGTTAACTGGCGTAAAAGCTGATTCCTTTGATGATTTAAAACAAGCACAATTACCAGTTATGGTACATATTATTAATCAACAAGGTTATGATCACTATATCATTATTGAAAAAATAAAAAATAACACGCTTTATATTGTCGATCCTGCTAAAGGTAAATATAAGTTATCAAGTACTGAATTTGGAAAATATTGGACTAATATTGCTGTATTAATTGATAAAACAGATGATTTTACTACTGACAATGAATCACCCTCGTATCTTAATATTTTTATTGATATATTTAAAAATAATTATGGAAAGTTGTTATTTATTGCTTTTATCTCACTATTTATTAATATTGTTGGTATTGTCGGGGCTCTATATTTTAAATTATTAACCGATCATATTATTCCATCCAATGTTCTTAAAAATTTACATATTATTAGCTTCGGTATTTTACTTTTATACATAATCAATGCACTCATTAATTATTTAAGGTTTCAACTTATTTTACATTTAAGTTTGAAAATCGATGTTAATTTAATGAAAGATTATTTTTATCATGTTTTACATCTTCCGATGAACTTTTTTGATACACGTAAATCTGGCGAAATCCTACAACGTTTCATGGATACATCTAAAATTCGTGAAGCTTTATCATCTTCAACGGTAACGTTGCTAGTTGATACTTTCATGATTATTATCGGTGCTATATTACTTTATATGCAAAGTCCTTTGTTACTACTGATAACAATTATTTTTATACCTTGTTTTATTATTTGTAGTTACACTTTACGTAAACCTTTTGAAAAATATAATCAAAAGGTGGCTGAAAAAGATGCTGAATTGAGTTCATATTTAATAGAATCCTTTGATGGTAGTAATACTATTAAAAGTTATCAATCTGAAGACGATCGTTTCTACATTGGTACTACTAAATTTAATGGTATTATTGAAAACTTATTAAAACTGGGTAGATTTTCTAATATACAATTAACGGTTAACAACTTTTTAAAATTAACTATCAGTCTTGTTATATTGTGGCTTGGTAGTTACTTAGTCATGACGGATAGTATGACGTTAGGTAGTTTATTAGCTTTTAATGCCTTAACTATTTATTACCTTGATCCTATTGAACGTCTCATAAATATTCAACCAACACTGCAATCTTCATTTGTTGCAGCACGTCGTATTGCTGAAATAACTGATTTAGAGACCGAAACTGAATTATATACTTCTAAACAACCTTATACTTTTAAAAACAACATTCGCATTGAAAATGTAAACTTTCAGTATGGCTTTCGAAGTGTGGTATTGAAGGATATTAATTTAAATATTAAAAAAGGGCAAAAGGTTGCTATTGTTGGTGAAAGTGGTAGTGGTAAATCAACTATAGGTAAGTTACTCAATCGCTATTACACTGCTTCAGAAGGTAATATTATGATTGATAACTATATTATTGATGATATTGATCTTTCTGACTTACGTAAGAATATAGGCTATGTTTCACAAAACACATTCCTTTTTGCTGATACAATTAAAAACAATCTTTTACATGGTAGCAATAAATACAAAAGTGATGAAGATATCGTTAAAGCTTGTCAATTAGCAGAATCCTTAGATTTTATACAGAAATTCCCAGATCAGTTTAACACTATGTTAGAAAAAGAAGGAGCTAATCTATCGGGCGGACAAGGCCAACGCTTATCTTTAGCACGTACATTTTTAAAAGATCCTGATATATATATTTTCGATGAAGCTACAAGTGCCTTAGATAGTTTAACTGAAAACAAAATTATGGAGCATATTGACTTACTAACTCAACATGGTAAAACCGTAATTATTATTTCACATAAATTAAGTACTATAAAAAATGCTGATAATATCTATGTTTTAAACGAGGGTCAAATTGCTGAGAATGGTACACATGATGAGTTGATTCATTTAAACGGTATATATAAAAATTTATGGCAACTTCAAATGAAAATAGACTGA
- a CDS encoding recombinase family protein — protein sequence MIVGYARVSSNDQNLERQLENLKTFGAEKIFTEKQSGKSIENRPVLQEALNFVRIGDRFVVESIDRLGRNYDEVINTVNYLKDKEVQLMITSLPMMNEVIGNPLLDKFMKDLIIQILAMVSEQEKNESKRRQAQGIKVAKEKGVYKGRPLLYSANAKDPQKRIIYHRVVEMLEEGKAISKIAKEVNITRQTIYRIKRDTF from the coding sequence ATGATTGTTGGCTATGCGAGAGTATCATCGAATGACCAAAATTTAGAAAGGCAACTTGAAAATTTAAAGACGTTTGGTGCTGAAAAAATATTTACAGAAAAACAATCTGGGAAATCTATTGAAAATAGACCGGTACTTCAAGAAGCACTTAACTTTGTGAGAATAGGAGATCGGTTTGTAGTAGAATCAATTGATCGTTTAGGTCGTAATTACGACGAAGTGATAAATACCGTTAATTATTTAAAAGACAAAGAGGTTCAATTGATGATTACTAGCTTACCTATGATGAATGAAGTGATTGGCAATCCATTATTAGATAAATTTATGAAAGACTTAATCATTCAAATTTTAGCAATGGTTTCAGAACAAGAAAAAAACGAAAGTAAACGTAGACAAGCACAAGGTATTAAAGTTGCGAAAGAAAAAGGCGTGTATAAAGGACGCCCTTTATTATATTCGGCCAATGCGAAAGATCCTCAAAAACGTATTATTTATCATAGAGTTGTAGAAATGTTAGAAGAAGGCAAAGCGATTAGTAAAATTGCAAAGGAAGTGAATATAACAAGGCAAACGATTTATAGAATAAAAAGAGACACTTTTTAG